In Thermomonas carbonis, a single genomic region encodes these proteins:
- the leuD gene encoding 3-isopropylmalate dehydratase small subunit — MKAFTTHTGLVAPLDRANVDTDQIIPKQFLKSIKRSGFGPNLFDKWRYLDVGEPGQDNSVRPLNHDFVLNAPRYAGASVLLARENFGCGSSREHAPWALEEYGFRAIIAPGFADIFYNNSFKNGLLPIVLAADEVDALFAQCEATEGYAITVDLASQTVTRPDGVRYSFEVDDFRKHCLLHGLDDIGLTLRDHDAIRGFEARHRAAQPWLFDAGG; from the coding sequence ATGAAAGCCTTCACCACCCACACCGGCCTGGTCGCCCCGCTGGATCGCGCGAACGTCGACACCGACCAGATCATCCCCAAGCAATTCCTGAAGTCGATCAAGCGCAGCGGCTTCGGCCCGAACCTGTTCGACAAGTGGCGCTATCTGGATGTCGGCGAGCCGGGGCAAGACAACAGCGTGCGTCCACTCAACCACGACTTCGTGCTCAACGCACCACGTTATGCCGGTGCCAGCGTGCTGCTGGCGCGCGAGAACTTCGGCTGCGGTTCCTCGCGCGAACATGCACCGTGGGCGCTGGAGGAATACGGCTTCCGCGCGATCATCGCCCCGGGCTTCGCCGACATCTTCTACAACAACAGTTTCAAGAACGGCCTGCTGCCGATCGTGCTGGCCGCCGATGAGGTCGATGCGTTGTTCGCGCAGTGCGAGGCGACCGAAGGTTACGCAATCACCGTTGATTTGGCTTCGCAGACCGTGACCCGACCGGATGGCGTGCGATACAGCTTCGAGGTCGACGATTTCCGCAAGCATTGCCTGCTGCACGGCCTGGACGACATCGGCCTGACCCTGCGAGACCACGATGCGATCCGCGGGTTCGAGGCGCGGCATCGTGCGGCGCAGCCTTGGTTGTTCGACGCAGGCGGCTGA
- the leuB gene encoding 3-isopropylmalate dehydrogenase, translating to MHADIVVLPGDGIGPEVTAAAVDVLRAVARRYGHHFRFDEKLIGGAAIDATGTPLPADTLDAAQAADAILLGAVGGPKWSDPNAKVRPEQGLLAIRKALGLFANLRPVKPHVAGLGASPIKPHLLQGVDLVVVRELTGGIYFGRKQRSADSASDLCEYSVFEIERVVRHAAKLARSRSGRLTSVDKANVLETSRLWRDVTTRVIRDEFPDVTLEHQLVDSMAMHLIAKPRAYDVIVTENMFGDILTDEASMLAGSLGLLPSASLGEGRCGIYEPIHGSAPDIAGLGVANPYACILSAAMLLRHSLGLEGEATCVEQAVSRALDAGFLTADLAGEGQRAIGTRAATQAVIEQLELPCQVMELRD from the coding sequence ATGCACGCTGACATCGTCGTATTGCCCGGTGACGGCATCGGCCCCGAAGTGACCGCCGCCGCGGTCGACGTCCTGCGCGCGGTCGCGCGTCGCTACGGCCACCATTTCCGCTTCGACGAGAAGCTGATCGGCGGTGCCGCCATCGACGCCACCGGCACCCCGCTGCCGGCCGATACGCTCGATGCCGCGCAGGCGGCCGACGCAATTTTGCTCGGCGCAGTCGGCGGGCCGAAGTGGTCGGACCCGAACGCGAAGGTGCGCCCGGAACAGGGCCTGCTGGCGATCCGCAAGGCACTCGGCCTGTTCGCCAACCTGCGCCCGGTGAAGCCGCACGTGGCCGGCCTGGGCGCCTCGCCGATCAAGCCGCACCTGCTGCAGGGCGTGGACCTGGTGGTGGTGCGCGAACTGACCGGTGGCATCTACTTCGGTCGCAAGCAACGCAGCGCGGACAGCGCCAGCGACCTGTGCGAATACAGCGTCTTCGAGATCGAGCGGGTGGTGCGCCACGCCGCGAAACTGGCGCGCAGCCGCAGTGGCCGGCTGACCTCGGTCGACAAGGCCAACGTGCTGGAGACCTCGCGGCTCTGGCGCGACGTCACTACCCGGGTCATCCGCGACGAATTCCCGGACGTGACGCTGGAACACCAGCTGGTCGATTCGATGGCGATGCACCTGATCGCCAAACCGCGCGCCTACGACGTCATCGTCACCGAAAACATGTTCGGCGACATCCTCACCGACGAGGCCTCGATGCTGGCCGGTTCGCTGGGCCTGCTGCCGAGCGCATCGCTGGGCGAGGGTCGCTGCGGGATCTACGAGCCGATCCACGGCTCGGCACCCGACATCGCCGGCCTGGGCGTGGCGAATCCGTACGCCTGCATCCTCAGCGCGGCGATGCTGCTGCGCCACTCGCTGGGCCTGGAAGGCGAAGCCACCTGCGTCGAGCAGGCGGTGTCGCGCGCACTGGATGCCGGCTTCCTCACCGCCGATCTCGCCGGCGAAGGCCAACGCGCCATCGGCACGCGCGCCGCCACCCAGGCGGTGATCGAACAACTGGAGTTGCCTTGCCAGGTGATGGAGTTGCGCGATTGA
- a CDS encoding efflux RND transporter periplasmic adaptor subunit, producing the protein MIADRMRVLLGMALLATLAACGGQEPVVEAPRPVLVVHPAAGADTAPAAYAGDIRARNESPLSFRVGGNLVKRLVDAGDRVQRGQLLAELDPGDAALQASAAQAEMTRIGGDLERYRKLVAQKLVSQSTFDAQQAAYRAARAQYELTRNQSAYTRLHAPRDGVIATRSAEAGQTVAAGQAIYMLAGDAGREVAIALPESRIREVSVGQQVMVELWSAPGQLLPGRVREISPAADPQARTFAARVALEGEAANAVELGQSARVYMAQSGERAALRVPLSAVQRAADGKPASLWVVDPKSRRVRLAPVRLGAYAEGMVPLLGGVDANAWIVAAGGHLLREGQLVSPVDRDNRPVLGNAAPEMAATATAAK; encoded by the coding sequence ATGATCGCAGACCGCATGCGTGTGCTGCTGGGGATGGCATTGCTGGCGACACTCGCGGCCTGCGGCGGGCAGGAGCCCGTCGTCGAAGCCCCGCGCCCGGTGCTGGTCGTGCATCCCGCCGCGGGTGCCGACACCGCGCCGGCGGCCTATGCCGGCGACATCCGCGCACGCAACGAAAGCCCGCTGTCGTTCCGCGTCGGCGGCAATCTGGTGAAGCGTTTGGTCGATGCCGGCGATCGCGTCCAGCGCGGCCAGCTGCTGGCCGAACTCGATCCCGGCGATGCCGCCCTGCAGGCCAGTGCCGCCCAGGCGGAAATGACCCGCATCGGCGGCGACCTGGAGCGCTATCGCAAGCTGGTCGCGCAAAAACTGGTCAGCCAGTCCACCTTCGACGCGCAGCAGGCGGCATATCGCGCCGCGCGCGCGCAGTACGAACTGACCCGCAACCAGTCCGCCTACACGCGCCTGCATGCGCCGCGCGATGGCGTGATCGCAACGCGCTCCGCTGAAGCCGGGCAGACCGTCGCCGCCGGGCAGGCGATCTACATGCTGGCCGGCGATGCCGGCCGCGAGGTCGCGATCGCGCTGCCGGAATCGCGCATTCGCGAAGTCAGCGTGGGACAGCAGGTCATGGTGGAGTTGTGGAGTGCGCCGGGTCAGTTGTTGCCGGGCCGCGTGCGCGAGATTTCGCCGGCCGCCGATCCGCAAGCGCGCACCTTTGCCGCGCGTGTCGCACTGGAAGGCGAAGCGGCGAATGCGGTCGAACTTGGCCAGAGTGCGCGCGTCTACATGGCGCAGTCGGGCGAGCGCGCCGCGCTGCGGGTGCCGCTGTCGGCGGTGCAACGCGCGGCGGATGGCAAGCCGGCGTCGCTGTGGGTGGTCGATCCGAAATCGCGACGCGTGCGTCTCGCGCCCGTCCGACTCGGTGCCTACGCGGAGGGCATGGTGCCGCTGCTGGGCGGCGTGGATGCGAATGCGTGGATCGTTGCGGCCGGTGGGCATCTGCTGCGCGAGGGACAATTGGTGTCGCCGGTGGATCGCGACAACCGCCCGGTGCTGGGCAATGCCGCGCCAGAGATGGCCGCCACCGCGACGGCGGCGAAGTAA
- a CDS encoding TetR/AcrR family transcriptional regulator, protein MSSRPAKTPAEAAPDVAPKPAGPGRPKDPGKRAAILDAAKRMFVSHGFDGVSMDQIASEAGVSKLTVYSHFGDKESLFAEAVRAHCEQGMPTRLFEADPTMPLRERLASIGKAFFAMVMTPEAIAGHRILCSPQVATSTMPEVFWEAGPQRVHNSFTDLLERRIAAGDLEIDDTDRAAAQFFTLLKGEAHAKAVFGYCCNRRQDTPDQHVDAVVELFLRAYARR, encoded by the coding sequence ATGTCATCACGTCCCGCGAAAACCCCCGCCGAAGCCGCCCCCGACGTGGCTCCCAAGCCTGCCGGTCCCGGCCGTCCGAAAGACCCGGGCAAACGTGCGGCGATCCTCGATGCCGCCAAGCGGATGTTCGTCAGCCATGGCTTCGACGGCGTCAGCATGGACCAGATCGCCAGCGAGGCCGGCGTCTCCAAGCTGACCGTCTACAGCCACTTCGGCGACAAGGAGAGCCTGTTCGCCGAGGCCGTGCGCGCGCATTGCGAGCAAGGGATGCCGACCCGCCTGTTCGAGGCCGATCCGACCATGCCGCTGCGCGAACGCCTGGCCTCGATCGGCAAGGCGTTCTTCGCGATGGTGATGACGCCCGAGGCGATCGCCGGGCATCGCATCCTGTGCTCGCCCCAGGTCGCCACCAGCACCATGCCCGAAGTGTTCTGGGAAGCCGGCCCGCAACGCGTGCACAACTCCTTCACCGATCTGCTGGAGCGTCGCATCGCCGCCGGCGACCTGGAGATCGACGACACCGATCGCGCGGCCGCGCAGTTCTTCACCCTGCTCAAGGGCGAAGCGCATGCGAAGGCCGTGTTCGGCTATTGCTGCAACAGGCGTCAGGACACGCCGGATCAGCATGTGGATGCCGTGGTCGAGTTGTTCCTGCGCGCGTATGCCCGCCGTTGA
- a CDS encoding 2-isopropylmalate synthase, with product MHHRGLHDVTDQTPSDVTAHGTQRIKIFDTTLRDGEQSPGFTMNAAQKVLFAHALEELGVDVIEAGFPNSSPADFGAVQSIAREIRHASICALARCHPADIDACGSALQGAAAPRIHVFISTSPLHRQHKLNMSEDQVIEHAVMGVTRARSHVDDVEFSAEDALRTEPEFLVRVFDAAIEAGARTLNVPDTVGYTTPSEIRALFEYLRANVKGADGVVFSAHCHNDLGLAVANSLAAIEGGARQVECTINGIGERAGNAAMEELAMALKVRPGYYGADTRLDTTKLLATSRLLSRITGIQVQRNKAIVGLNAFAHESGIHQHGMLKNRGTYEIMRPQDVGWEDSQLVLGRHSGRAAVANRLRALGYVLEEGQLDQVIAEAKALTHTQHVITDTDLQRLVEGEHVGPGWRIAGMGLSDNAGTTHARVDLSDPDGRHVVQSADGDGPVAALFAALAHATKVDFVLESYEVHSMGVGNDARGEANLSARVNGELMSGQGTSRDVLEASAIAWLDVANRLLRERQPLRVAASA from the coding sequence ATGCACCACCGAGGATTGCACGACGTGACCGACCAGACACCGAGCGACGTAACCGCCCACGGCACGCAACGCATCAAGATTTTCGACACCACCCTGCGCGACGGCGAGCAGTCGCCGGGCTTCACCATGAACGCCGCGCAGAAGGTCCTGTTCGCGCATGCGCTGGAGGAGCTGGGCGTCGACGTGATCGAGGCCGGCTTCCCCAACAGCTCGCCCGCCGACTTCGGTGCCGTGCAGAGCATCGCCCGCGAGATCCGCCACGCCTCCATCTGCGCGCTCGCGCGCTGCCACCCCGCCGACATCGACGCCTGCGGCAGCGCGCTGCAGGGTGCCGCCGCGCCGCGCATCCACGTGTTCATCTCGACCAGCCCGCTGCATCGCCAGCACAAGCTCAACATGAGCGAGGACCAGGTCATCGAGCACGCGGTGATGGGCGTCACCCGCGCACGCAGCCACGTCGACGACGTCGAGTTCTCCGCCGAGGACGCCCTGCGCACCGAACCCGAATTCCTGGTCCGCGTGTTCGATGCCGCCATCGAAGCCGGCGCGCGCACCCTCAACGTGCCCGACACCGTCGGCTACACCACGCCCAGCGAGATCCGCGCGCTGTTCGAGTACCTGCGCGCTAACGTGAAGGGCGCCGACGGCGTGGTGTTCAGCGCGCACTGCCACAACGACCTCGGCCTGGCCGTCGCGAATTCGCTGGCCGCGATCGAAGGCGGCGCGCGCCAGGTCGAATGCACGATCAACGGCATCGGCGAACGCGCCGGCAACGCCGCGATGGAAGAACTGGCGATGGCGCTGAAGGTGCGCCCCGGCTACTACGGCGCCGACACCCGGCTCGACACCACCAAACTGCTGGCGACCTCGCGCCTGCTGTCGCGGATCACCGGCATCCAGGTCCAGCGCAACAAGGCGATCGTCGGGTTGAATGCCTTCGCCCACGAATCCGGCATCCACCAGCACGGCATGCTGAAGAACCGCGGCACCTACGAAATCATGCGGCCGCAGGACGTGGGCTGGGAGGATTCGCAGCTGGTGCTGGGTCGCCACAGCGGCCGCGCCGCGGTCGCCAACCGCCTGCGCGCGCTGGGTTACGTGCTGGAAGAAGGCCAGCTGGACCAGGTGATCGCCGAGGCCAAGGCACTGACCCACACCCAGCACGTGATCACCGACACCGACCTGCAGCGACTGGTCGAAGGCGAGCACGTCGGCCCCGGCTGGCGGATCGCCGGGATGGGCCTGTCCGACAACGCCGGCACCACCCATGCGCGCGTCGACCTCTCCGATCCCGATGGCCGCCACGTGGTCCAGAGCGCCGACGGCGACGGCCCGGTCGCGGCGCTGTTCGCCGCGCTGGCGCATGCCACCAAGGTCGACTTCGTGCTGGAAAGCTACGAGGTGCACAGCATGGGCGTCGGCAACGATGCACGCGGCGAGGCCAACCTGAGCGCGCGCGTCAATGGCGAGCTCATGAGTGGCCAGGGCACCAGCCGCGACGTGCTGGAAGCCAGCGCGATCGCCTGGCTGGACGTCGCCAACCGGCTGCTGCGCGAGCGCCAGCCGCTGCGCGTCGCCGCCAGCGCCTGA
- the leuC gene encoding 3-isopropylmalate dehydratase large subunit, translated as MAGKTLYDKLWEMHEVVRRDDGSSLLYIDRHILHEVTSPQAFEGLRLAGRKPWRIDANIATPDHNVPTTKIERDGGLQAIADPVSRLQVQTLDENCDDFGILEFRMDDVRQGIVHVVGPEQGATLPGMTVVCGDSHTSTHGAFGALAHGIGTSEVEHVLATQCLVAKKMKNLQVRVEGALPFGVTAKDIVLAIIGHIGTAGGNGHALEFAGSTIRALSMEGRMTICNMAIEAGARVGMVAVDQKTIDYVRGRPFAPRGTDWDAAVALWQTLVSDDDAVFDSVVELRAEDIKPQVSWGTSPEMVLAVDQNVPDPDREADPVRKDSIQRALKYMGLQANQPIITIRLDRVFIGSCTNSRIEDLRAAADVAKGRKVAASVKQALVVPGSGLVKAQAEAEGLDRIFLDAGFEWREPGCSMCLAMNPDKLGDGEHCASTSNRNFEGRQGSGGRTHLVSPAMAAAAAVAGHFVDVRELMQS; from the coding sequence ATGGCCGGCAAGACCCTGTACGACAAGTTGTGGGAGATGCACGAAGTCGTGCGCCGCGATGATGGATCGTCGCTGCTCTACATCGACCGCCACATCCTCCACGAGGTGACCTCGCCACAAGCCTTCGAGGGCTTGCGCCTGGCCGGGCGCAAACCCTGGCGGATCGATGCCAACATCGCCACGCCCGATCACAACGTGCCGACGACGAAGATCGAGCGCGACGGAGGATTGCAGGCAATCGCCGATCCGGTGTCGCGGCTGCAGGTGCAGACGCTGGACGAGAACTGCGACGACTTCGGCATCCTCGAATTCAGGATGGATGACGTGCGCCAGGGCATCGTCCACGTGGTCGGCCCCGAGCAGGGTGCCACCCTGCCGGGCATGACCGTGGTCTGCGGCGATTCGCACACTTCGACGCATGGCGCGTTCGGTGCGCTCGCGCACGGCATCGGCACCTCGGAGGTGGAACACGTGCTGGCCACGCAATGCTTGGTCGCCAAGAAGATGAAGAACCTGCAGGTGCGGGTCGAGGGCGCGCTGCCGTTCGGCGTCACCGCCAAGGACATCGTGCTCGCGATCATCGGCCACATCGGCACCGCCGGCGGCAATGGGCATGCGCTGGAGTTCGCCGGCAGCACCATCCGCGCGCTGTCGATGGAAGGCCGCATGACCATCTGCAACATGGCGATCGAGGCCGGCGCGCGGGTCGGCATGGTCGCGGTCGACCAGAAGACCATCGACTACGTGCGCGGGCGTCCGTTCGCACCGAGGGGGACGGACTGGGACGCGGCGGTGGCGTTGTGGCAGACGCTGGTGTCTGATGACGACGCAGTGTTCGACAGCGTCGTCGAATTGCGCGCCGAAGACATCAAGCCGCAAGTCAGCTGGGGCACCTCGCCGGAAATGGTGCTGGCGGTGGACCAGAACGTCCCGGATCCCGATCGCGAAGCCGATCCGGTGCGCAAGGATTCGATCCAGCGCGCGCTGAAGTACATGGGCTTGCAGGCGAACCAGCCGATCATCACGATCCGGCTCGATCGCGTGTTCATCGGCTCGTGCACCAACTCGCGGATCGAGGATCTTCGCGCGGCGGCGGATGTCGCCAAGGGCCGCAAGGTCGCGGCGAGCGTGAAGCAGGCACTGGTGGTGCCGGGCTCCGGCCTGGTCAAGGCGCAGGCCGAGGCCGAAGGGCTCGATCGGATCTTCCTCGATGCAGGCTTCGAGTGGCGCGAGCCCGGCTGTTCGATGTGCCTGGCGATGAATCCCGACAAGCTGGGCGATGGCGAGCATTGCGCATCGACGTCGAACCGCAATTTCGAGGGCCGCCAGGGCAGCGGTGGCCGCACCCACCTGGTCAGTCCGGCGATGGCCGCGGCTGCTGCGGTGGCGGGCCACTTCGTCGATGTGCGCGAACTGATGCAGTCTTGA
- a CDS encoding LysR family transcriptional regulator, with product MDWASLNAFVAVADQGGFSAAAAQLHLTQPAVSKRIALLESSLGARLFDRLGRQVVLTEAGRLLLPRAKQMLAEADAARRAIDDLDQDIGGRLSLATSHHIGLHRLPPLLRRFSALHPRVALDLGFMDSEQAYTRVLQGSAELALTTLGPTQPPLHSTPIWDDPLHVVVAPDHPLATRAKVTLADLAAHPTVLPDAVTFTHTIVADAFARRGLSLQLRMTTNYLETIKMLAAVGLAWTVLPQTMLDAQVRVLPVAGLKLTRQLGCTVHGGRTLSRAAQAFIALLKADAR from the coding sequence ATGGACTGGGCCAGCCTCAATGCCTTCGTCGCCGTCGCCGACCAAGGGGGCTTCTCCGCCGCGGCCGCGCAGCTGCACCTGACCCAGCCGGCGGTAAGCAAGCGCATCGCCCTGCTTGAATCATCACTAGGTGCGCGCCTGTTCGACCGCTTGGGCCGGCAAGTGGTGCTGACGGAAGCCGGCCGCCTGCTGCTGCCACGCGCGAAACAGATGCTCGCCGAAGCCGATGCCGCCCGCCGCGCCATCGACGATCTCGACCAGGACATCGGCGGCCGCCTCAGCCTCGCTACCAGCCACCACATCGGACTGCATCGCTTGCCGCCACTGCTGCGCCGATTCAGCGCGCTGCACCCGCGAGTGGCGCTGGATCTCGGCTTCATGGATTCCGAACAGGCGTATACGCGGGTGCTGCAGGGCAGCGCCGAACTCGCCTTGACCACGCTCGGCCCGACGCAACCGCCACTGCACTCCACGCCGATCTGGGACGACCCGCTGCACGTGGTGGTCGCGCCCGATCATCCACTGGCCACGCGCGCGAAGGTAACGCTGGCCGATCTTGCTGCGCATCCCACCGTGTTGCCGGATGCGGTGACGTTCACCCACACGATCGTCGCCGATGCCTTCGCACGCCGCGGTCTGTCATTGCAGTTGCGGATGACCACCAACTACCTGGAGACGATCAAGATGCTGGCCGCGGTGGGCCTGGCCTGGACCGTATTGCCGCAGACGATGCTGGATGCGCAGGTGCGCGTGCTGCCGGTCGCGGGCCTCAAGCTCACGCGCCAACTCGGCTGCACGGTGCATGGCGGGCGTACCCTGTCGCGCGCGGCCCAGGCGTTCATCGCATTGCTGAAGGCCGACGCTCGATAG
- a CDS encoding efflux RND transporter permease subunit — protein sequence MRFNLSEWALRNRTIVLYAILMLGLLGAWSYKHLGQSEDPPFTFKAMVVRTIWPGATAEEVSRQITDRIEKKLMETGQYEFIRAYSRPGESQIIFIAKDSLGSKDIPPLWYQVRKKVGDIKSSLPRDAIGPFFNDEFGDTFGNIYALTGEGFDYAVLKDYAERLELELQRVPDVGKVDLLGLQDEKIFIELSNTKLASLGIPLTDVQEALDQQNAVVPASYFETAGERVQMRVSGRFDSVQSIRDFPIRSGDRTFRLGEIATVTRGFSDPPAPRMRFMGEDAIGLAVSMRNGGDILKLGKSLETTFARLQKTLPTGMALRKVSDQPLAVTRSVDEFIKVLAEAVAIVLLVSFLSLGLRTGTVVALSIPLVLAMTFATMHWFGIGLHKISLGALVLALGLLVDDAIIAVEMMVVKIEQGFDRVKAAAFAWESTAFPMLTGTLVTAAGFLPIATAASSTGEYTRSIFQVVTIALLISWVAAVVFIPYLGYQLLEEQGAEAAPKGRIGRGFRRLRDAFASGARRIPRIGDALSDHITAKHHHEAAHDPYQTRFYRRFRGLVAWCVEYRKTVIAVTVVIFIVSLALFRFVPQQFFPSSTRLELMVDMELAEGASLKAAAAQAKKLEAMLQKQQGVESYVTYVGTGSPRFYLPLDQQLPAANFAQFVLLTHDIESREAVRQWLIDTAAPAFPELQVRVTRLENGPPVGYPVQFRVSGEHIDRVQAIARQVADKVRANPHVTNVNLDWNEPSKVVRLRIDQERARALGVSSAAVAKFLSGSLSGTSVSTYREGNEAIEILLRGPGEERERLGMLGSLAVPTASGKAVPLSQIATLEDGFEDGIVWHRNRLPTVTVRADIYGKELPASVMAQIGPTLDDIHMALPSGYLLQVGGTVEDSARGQNSVNAGMPLFVLVVTTLLMLQLRSFSRVLLVWLTAPLGLIGVSLFLLVLRVPFGFVAMLGTIALFGMIMRNSVILVDQIEQDIAHGSAPWDAISDATVRRFRPIVLTALAAVLAMIPLSRSVFFGPMAVAIMGGLIVATALTLLFLPALYAAWFRVKPPQAA from the coding sequence ATGCGCTTCAATCTTTCCGAATGGGCGCTGCGCAACCGCACCATCGTGCTGTACGCGATCCTGATGCTCGGCCTGCTGGGTGCGTGGTCTTACAAGCACCTGGGCCAGTCCGAGGATCCGCCGTTCACCTTCAAGGCGATGGTGGTGCGCACGATCTGGCCGGGCGCGACCGCCGAAGAGGTGTCGCGGCAGATCACCGACCGCATCGAAAAGAAATTGATGGAGACCGGCCAGTACGAGTTCATCCGCGCGTACTCGCGGCCGGGCGAGTCGCAGATCATCTTCATCGCCAAGGATTCGCTGGGCAGCAAGGACATCCCGCCGCTCTGGTACCAGGTGCGCAAGAAGGTCGGCGACATCAAGTCCAGCCTGCCGCGCGATGCGATCGGCCCGTTCTTCAACGACGAATTCGGCGACACCTTCGGCAACATCTACGCGCTGACCGGCGAGGGCTTCGACTACGCCGTGCTCAAGGACTACGCCGAGCGGCTGGAACTGGAACTGCAGCGGGTGCCCGATGTCGGCAAGGTGGACCTGCTCGGCCTGCAGGACGAGAAGATCTTCATCGAGTTGTCGAACACCAAGCTGGCCTCGCTCGGCATTCCGCTGACGGATGTGCAGGAAGCGCTGGACCAGCAGAACGCGGTGGTGCCGGCAAGTTATTTCGAGACCGCCGGCGAACGCGTGCAGATGCGCGTCAGCGGCCGCTTCGATTCGGTGCAATCGATCCGCGATTTCCCGATCCGCAGCGGCGACCGCACCTTCCGCCTGGGCGAGATCGCCACGGTCACCCGCGGCTTCTCCGATCCGCCAGCGCCGCGCATGCGCTTCATGGGCGAGGACGCGATCGGGCTGGCGGTGTCGATGCGCAACGGCGGCGACATCCTCAAGCTGGGCAAGTCGCTGGAAACGACGTTCGCGCGCCTGCAGAAAACCCTGCCGACCGGCATGGCGCTGCGCAAGGTCTCCGACCAGCCGCTCGCGGTGACGCGCTCGGTCGATGAATTCATCAAGGTGCTGGCCGAGGCGGTGGCGATCGTGCTGCTGGTCAGCTTCCTGTCGCTCGGCCTGCGCACCGGCACCGTGGTCGCGCTGTCGATCCCGCTGGTGCTGGCGATGACCTTCGCGACGATGCATTGGTTCGGCATCGGCCTGCACAAGATCTCGCTGGGCGCGCTGGTGCTGGCGCTCGGCCTGCTGGTGGACGACGCGATCATCGCGGTCGAAATGATGGTGGTGAAGATCGAGCAGGGCTTCGATCGGGTCAAGGCGGCCGCATTCGCATGGGAAAGCACCGCGTTCCCGATGCTGACCGGCACGCTGGTGACTGCGGCGGGCTTCTTGCCGATCGCTACTGCGGCATCGAGCACCGGCGAATACACGCGCTCGATCTTCCAGGTGGTGACCATCGCGCTGCTGATCTCGTGGGTCGCGGCGGTGGTGTTCATCCCGTACCTGGGCTACCAGTTGCTGGAAGAACAGGGTGCCGAAGCCGCGCCGAAAGGACGCATCGGTCGCGGCTTCCGTCGCTTGCGCGATGCCTTTGCCTCAGGTGCTCGACGCATTCCGCGCATCGGTGACGCGCTGTCCGACCACATCACCGCGAAGCATCACCACGAAGCGGCGCACGATCCCTACCAGACGCGGTTCTATCGACGTTTCCGCGGCCTGGTCGCATGGTGCGTGGAGTACCGCAAGACCGTGATCGCGGTGACCGTGGTGATCTTCATCGTGTCGCTGGCGCTGTTCCGTTTCGTGCCGCAGCAGTTTTTCCCGTCGTCCACGCGACTGGAACTGATGGTCGACATGGAGCTGGCCGAGGGCGCATCGCTCAAGGCCGCCGCCGCGCAGGCGAAGAAGCTGGAAGCAATGCTGCAGAAACAGCAAGGCGTGGAAAGTTACGTGACCTACGTGGGCACCGGTTCACCGCGTTTCTACCTGCCGCTGGACCAGCAACTGCCGGCAGCGAACTTCGCCCAGTTCGTGCTGCTCACGCATGACATCGAATCGCGCGAGGCGGTGCGCCAATGGCTGATCGACACCGCTGCGCCGGCATTCCCGGAGTTGCAGGTGCGGGTGACGCGACTGGAGAACGGTCCGCCGGTGGGTTACCCGGTGCAGTTCCGCGTCTCCGGCGAGCACATCGACCGGGTGCAGGCGATTGCGCGGCAAGTCGCCGACAAGGTGCGTGCGAATCCGCACGTGACCAACGTCAACCTGGACTGGAACGAGCCGAGCAAGGTGGTGCGACTGCGCATCGACCAGGAACGCGCGCGCGCATTGGGCGTGAGTTCGGCGGCGGTGGCGAAATTCCTGTCGGGCTCGCTGTCCGGCACCTCGGTCAGTACGTATCGCGAAGGCAACGAGGCGATCGAGATTCTGCTGCGCGGGCCGGGCGAGGAACGCGAGCGGCTCGGCATGCTCGGCTCGCTCGCAGTTCCGACCGCGAGCGGCAAGGCGGTGCCGCTGAGCCAGATCGCCACGCTTGAAGATGGCTTCGAGGACGGCATCGTCTGGCATCGCAACCGTTTGCCAACGGTCACCGTGCGCGCCGACATCTATGGGAAGGAATTGCCGGCCAGCGTGATGGCGCAGATCGGGCCGACGCTGGATGACATCCACATGGCATTGCCGTCCGGCTACCTGCTGCAGGTCGGCGGCACGGTGGAGGATTCGGCGCGCGGGCAGAACTCGGTGAACGCCGGCATGCCGCTGTTCGTGCTGGTGGTGACCACGCTGCTGATGCTGCAACTTCGCAGTTTCTCGCGGGTGCTGTTGGTGTGGCTGACCGCGCCGTTGGGGTTGATTGGGGTAAGCCTGTTCCTGCTGGTGCTGCGGGTGCCGTTCGGTTTCGTGGCGATGCTCGGCACCATCGCGCTGTTCGGGATGATCATGCGCAACTCGGTGATCCTGGTGGACCAGATCGAGCAGGACATCGCGCATGGCAGTGCGCCATGGGATGCGATCAGCGACGCCACGGTGCGCCGCTTCCGGCCGATCGTGCTGACCGCACTCGCTGCGGTGCTGGCAATGATCCCGCTGTCGCGCTCGGTGTTCTTCGGGCCGATGGCGGTGGCGATCATGGGTGGACTGATCGTGGCGACCGCGCTGACCTTGCTGTTCCTGCCGGCGCTGTATGCGGCGTGGTTCCGGGTGAAGCCGCCGCAGGCGGCTTGA